In Nicotiana tabacum cultivar K326 chromosome 17, ASM71507v2, whole genome shotgun sequence, one DNA window encodes the following:
- the LOC107770733 gene encoding basic endochitinase: MMRFWLVSLFCLFYLKYALAQDVGALVSKNLFERILLHRNDANCPAKGFYTYEAFVTATRSFGTFGTTGDTNTRKKEIAAFLAQTSHETTGGWATAPDGPYSWGYCFKQEQGSPPNYCVANQQWPCAPGKTYFGRGPIQISYNYNYGPAGRAIGRDLLNNPDLVANDPVVSFKTALWFWMTPQQPKPSAHDVITGRWTPSAADSAARRVPGFGVITNIINGGIECNKGSNAQMQSRIGFYRRYCQILGVDPGNNLDCANQKPFGQ; the protein is encoded by the exons ATGATGAGGTTTTGGTTAGTGTCTTTGTTTTGTCTCTTTTACCTAAAATATGCTTTGGCACAAGATGTTGGTGCTCTTGTTAGTAAAAATCTGTTTGAGAGAATACTACTGCATCGCAACGATGCCAATTGTCCTGCCAAAGGATTCTATACTTATGAAGCTTTCGTAACAGCTACTAGATCCTTTGGTACTTTTGGAACTACTGGGGACACCAATACTCGTAAAAAGGAAATTGCCGCCTTTTTGGCTCAAACTTCCCATGAAACTACAG gaggaTGGGCAACAGCACCGGATGGCCCATATTCATGGGGATATTGCTTCAAGCAGGAACAAGGAAGCCCTCCAAATTACTGCGTTGCAAATCAGCAGTGGCCTTGTGCTCCTGGTAAAACGTACTTCGGTCGAGGCCCTATCCAAATATCCTA CAACTACAACTATGGACCAGCAGGGAGAGCAATAGGAAGGGATTTGTTAAACAACCCAGATTTAGTAGCCAATGATCCAGTAGTGTCATTCAAAACAGCCCTATGGTTCTGGATGACACCCCAGCAACCAAAGCCATCAGCCCACGATGTCATAACTGGGAGATGGACTCCATCCGCAGCTGATTCGGCCGCGCGCCGCGTCCCCGGCTTTGGTGTAATCACCAACATCATCAATGGTGGAATTGAATGTAACAAAGGTTCAAATGCACAGATGCAGAGCAGAATTGGGTTCTACAGAAGATACTGTCAGATTTTGGGAGTTGACCCTGGCAACAACTTGGACTGTGCTAACCAAAAGCCTTTCGGCCAGTAA
- the LOC107827030 gene encoding NAC domain-containing protein 6-like isoform X1: MSLQELELPGFRFHPTAEELINFYLKRIIKDKKLDYNVIAFVNIYLHDPWELPVGLARIGEREWYFFVPINRKHGPKGKPNRTTRNGFWKATGSDCQIRSTLDPKKVIGLKKTLVFYVGRAPKGCRTDWVMNEYRLPDGHPLPKDHDIVLCKVYRKATSFKVLEQRAIVEEHATKRHSTSTQSDDNLGPLVPQEDLESSASHNLISFRSLQEENHNTAIKLPQLSASNPFLEPPKFSTDSLSSPLWTEIQSTGQDLWSLFSLS; this comes from the exons atgtctttACAAGAGCTTGAGCTCCCTGGCTTCCGTTTTCATCCCACTGCTGAAGAACTCATCAACTTCTACCTCAAAAGGATTATCAAAGACAAAAAACTTGACTACAATGTCATTGCCTTTGTCAACATATATCTCCACGATCCTTGGGAGTTACCTG tAGGATTGGCAAGAATAGGGGAAAGAGAGTGGTATTTTTTTGTACCAATAAACAGGAAACATGGTCCTAAAGGGAAGCCCAACAGAACCACAAGAAATGGTTTCTGGAAGGCAACTGGTTCTGATTGCCAAATTCGTTCAACATTAGACCCAAAGAAGGTTATTGGGCTCAAGAAGACTTTGGTTTTCTATGTTGGAAGGGCACCTAAAGGGTGCAGAACTGATTGGGTCATGAACGAGTACAGACTTCCTGATGGCCACCCCTTACCTAAG GATCATGACATAGTACTTTGCAAAGTTTACAGAAAGGCAACCTCCTTTAAAGTATTGGAGCAAAGGGCAATAGTTGAAGAACATGCAACAAAAAGACACTCAACATCTACACAATCAGATGACAATCTTGGTCCTTTGGTCCCACAAGAAGACTTGGAATCATCAGCCTCACATAATCTTATCTCTTTCAGAAGCTTACaagaagaaaatcataacacCGCGATTAAGCTACCTCAATTATCTGCTTCAAATCCATTTTTAGAGCCACCCAAGTTTAGCACTGACTCATTATCAAGTCCCCTCTGGACTGAAATACAGAGCACAGGGCAAGACTTGTGGAGTCTATTTTCTTTATCTTGA
- the LOC107827030 gene encoding NAC domain-containing protein 6-like isoform X2, translating to MSLQELELPGFRFHPTAEELINFYLKRIIKDKKLDYNVIAFVNIYLHDPWELPGLARIGEREWYFFVPINRKHGPKGKPNRTTRNGFWKATGSDCQIRSTLDPKKVIGLKKTLVFYVGRAPKGCRTDWVMNEYRLPDGHPLPKDHDIVLCKVYRKATSFKVLEQRAIVEEHATKRHSTSTQSDDNLGPLVPQEDLESSASHNLISFRSLQEENHNTAIKLPQLSASNPFLEPPKFSTDSLSSPLWTEIQSTGQDLWSLFSLS from the exons atgtctttACAAGAGCTTGAGCTCCCTGGCTTCCGTTTTCATCCCACTGCTGAAGAACTCATCAACTTCTACCTCAAAAGGATTATCAAAGACAAAAAACTTGACTACAATGTCATTGCCTTTGTCAACATATATCTCCACGATCCTTGGGAGTTACCTG GATTGGCAAGAATAGGGGAAAGAGAGTGGTATTTTTTTGTACCAATAAACAGGAAACATGGTCCTAAAGGGAAGCCCAACAGAACCACAAGAAATGGTTTCTGGAAGGCAACTGGTTCTGATTGCCAAATTCGTTCAACATTAGACCCAAAGAAGGTTATTGGGCTCAAGAAGACTTTGGTTTTCTATGTTGGAAGGGCACCTAAAGGGTGCAGAACTGATTGGGTCATGAACGAGTACAGACTTCCTGATGGCCACCCCTTACCTAAG GATCATGACATAGTACTTTGCAAAGTTTACAGAAAGGCAACCTCCTTTAAAGTATTGGAGCAAAGGGCAATAGTTGAAGAACATGCAACAAAAAGACACTCAACATCTACACAATCAGATGACAATCTTGGTCCTTTGGTCCCACAAGAAGACTTGGAATCATCAGCCTCACATAATCTTATCTCTTTCAGAAGCTTACaagaagaaaatcataacacCGCGATTAAGCTACCTCAATTATCTGCTTCAAATCCATTTTTAGAGCCACCCAAGTTTAGCACTGACTCATTATCAAGTCCCCTCTGGACTGAAATACAGAGCACAGGGCAAGACTTGTGGAGTCTATTTTCTTTATCTTGA